A region of Lycium barbarum isolate Lr01 chromosome 3, ASM1917538v2, whole genome shotgun sequence DNA encodes the following proteins:
- the LOC132629905 gene encoding gamma-tubulin complex component 3, which translates to MDGGDQRALDLVKELVHRLLSLNPSLNPNPNPISDQQYHQSLRYAIRILSSHMTPSITIDESAMVESIKRKLATQGKSSDALTFADVYTKFSSKTGPGSVRNKWAVLYLLKTVSEDRKIVQKHQSNGFLGSALSGGLPELGNLGVRNDNSRDFRGLVGKLGNLSDDLGVRNDNSEVSRGLMGKMEKGSSDEFQKNRNLGLENDNSKDFRGLMGKLGKGYSEGSLSDEFRNLNSGSDNLRVLRGKSEVGKGWSGGVLMVSKDPENLREMAYKEFVNLSKEENEVSEDVLVRDVLYACQGIDGKYVKYDEKADGYALPDWMKVPRATRSVLSKLCELGWLFRKVKGYISESMNQFPAQDVGTVGQAFCAALQDELSEYYKLLAVLEGQAMNPIPLGSDSCSGNYMSLRRLSVWFAEPLVKMRLMAVLVDNCKSLKGGAMAGAIHMHAQHGDPLVNDFMKRLLRRVCSPLFEMVRRWVLEGELEDIFSEFFVVSQPVKDESLWREGYRLHAAMLPAFISQSLAKQILRTGKSINFLRVCCDDRGWADAATEAATAVGTTTTRGSLGYGETDALESLVTEAAKRIDKHLLELMHKRYKLKEHCLAIKRYLLLGQGDFVQYLMDIVGPELSEPANTISSFKLATLLESAITSSNAQYDGCDIRARLRVKMMPHNTGDRGWDVFSLEYDAGVPLNTVFTESVMTRYIRVFNFLWKLRRVEHALTGTWKTMKPNCITSHFFSKLPQAVKLQLILTSRKCQVLWDEMNHFVSNLQYYIMFEVLEVSWSNLVKEMELSKDLDDLLAAHEKYLFSILEKSLLGERSQDLNKTLFVLFDLILRYRSLADRLYEGINELQSRTTAETSISSRDKVKSRGKSNDKSSEPGSWLGEGRKALTQRAGEFLRNMGNDIDAIGKDYATIFEGFISQLPVQQHIDLKFLMFRLNFTEFYSQLQPITRGKLF; encoded by the exons ATGGACGGCGGCGATCAACGAGCCTTAGATCTAGTCAAAGAATTAGTCCACCGTTTACTTTCCTTAAACCCTTCCttaaaccctaaccctaacccTATTTCAgatcaacaatatcaccaatccTTACGTTACGCAATTCGAATACTCTCAAGTCACATGACACCTTCAATTACAATCGATGAGTCAGCAATGGTTGAATCAATTAAGCGTAAATTGGCTACGCAAGGTAAATCATCTGATGCTCTCACTTTTGCTGACGTGTACACGAAATTCTCATCGAAAACCGGGCCCGGTAGTGTTAGGAACAAATGGGCTGTGCTTTATTTGCTTAAAACTGTATCTGAAGATAGGAAAATAGTACAAAAACATCAGTCTAATGGGTTTTTAGGGTCTGCATTGTCTGGTGGGTTGCCTGAATTGGGTAATTTGGGGGTCCGAAATGATAATAGTAGGGATTTTAGGGGTTTGGTTGGTAAATTGGGTAATTTGAGTGATGATTTGGGGGTTAGAAATGATAATAGTGAGGTTTCTAGGGGCTTAATGGGTAAAATGGAGAAGGGGTCTAGTGATGAATTTCAGAAAAATCGGAATTTGGGGCTCGAAAATGATAATAGTAAGGATTTTAGGGGCTTAATGGGTAAATTGGGTAAGGGTTATAGTGAAGGTAGTTTGAGTGATGAATTTCGGAATTTGAATAGTGGGAGCGATAATTTGAGGGTTTTGAGGGGTAAAAGTGAAGTAGGAAAGGGATGGAGTGGAGGGGTTTTGATGGTTTCGAAGGATCCCGAGAACTTGCGTGAGATGGCGTATAAGGAGTTTGTGAACTTGTCGAAGGAAGAAAATGAGGTGTCGGAGGATGTTTTAGTGAGGGATGTGTTGTATGCTTGTCAAGGGATCGATGGgaagtatgtaaagtatgatgaGAAAGCGGATGGATATGCGTTGCCTGATTGGATGAAAGTTCCAAGGGCTACGAGGAGTGTTTTGAGTAAGCTTTGCGAGCTTGGATGGTTGTTTAGGAAAGTTAAAGGGTATATTTCAGAGAGTATGAATCAGTTCCCTGCTCAAGATGTAGGCACAGTTGGTCAAGCGTTTTGTGCTGCATTGCAAGATGAGCTTTCGGAATACTATAAACTGTTGGCTGTGCTCGAAGGGCAGGCGATGAATCCGATACCGTTGGGTTCGGATTCATGTTCAGGGAATTATATGTCTTTAAGGAGATTGTCGGTTTGGTTTGCTGAGCCACTTGTGAAGATGAGATTGATGGCTGTTTTAGTTGATAACTGTAAGAGCTTAAAAGGTGGAGCAATGGCTGGTGCAATTCACATGCATGCTCAGCATGGCGATCCACTTGTTAATGATTTCATGAAAAGGTTATTGCGTCGGGTGTGTTCTCCTCTTTTTGAAATGGTGAGGAGATGGGTTCTTGAAGGAGAGCTCGAAGATATATTTTCCGAGTTTTTCGTTGTGAGTCAACCTGTAAAAGACGAGTCGCTTTGGAGAGAAGGTTACCGCCTTCATGCTGCCATGCTCCCTGCTTTTATTTCCCAATCTCTTGCCAAACAGATTTTGAGAACCGGTAAGTCAATCAACTTTCTCAGAGTTTGTTGTGATGATCGTGGTTGGGCTGATGCTGCAACAGAAGCAGCAACAGCTGTTGGAACTACGACCACAAGAGGAAGTCTTGGTTATGGCGAAACTGATGCACTTGAATCTTTGGTAACGGAAGCAGCAAAAAGAATCGATAAGCATTTACTTGAACTCATGCACAAAAGGTACAAACTCAAGGAACATTGTCTTGCCATTAAGCGTTATTTACTTCTTGGTCAAGGTGATTTTGTACAATATCTAATGGATATTGTGGGTCCCGAGCTTTCCGAGCCAGCTAATACTATCAGCTCGTTTAAGCTTGCAACTTTATTGGAGAGTGCTATCACATCGTCTAATGCTCAGTATGATGGTTGTGATATACGAGCTAGATTAAGGGTTAAGATGATGCCACATAACACTGGAGATAGAGGGTGGGATGTATTTTCTTTGGAATATGATGCAGGTGTTCCTTTGAATACTGTTTTTACGGAGTCCGTAATGACAAGATATATAAGAGTTTTCAATTTTTTGTGGAAGCTCAGAAGAGTAGAACACGCGCTAACTGGTACTTGGAAGACAATGAAACCAAATtgtatcacttcccatttcttcTCCAAGTTGCCACAAGCTGTTAAGTTGCAGTTGATTTTGACATCAAGAAAGTGTCAAGTTCTTTGGGATGAGATGAATCACTTTGTTTCTAATTTGCAGTACTACATCATGTTTGAAGTTTTGGAGGTCTCATGGTCTAATCTTGTGAAAGAAATGGAATTGTCTAAAGACCTTGATGATCTTCTTGCAGCGCATGAAAAGTATTTGTTTTCAATTTTAGAGAAGTCTTTGCTTGGAGAACGTTCTCAGGATCTTAACAAGACACTCTTTGTTTTATTTGACCTAATACTGCGCTACCGAAGTCTTGCAGATCGACTCTATGAAGGCATTAATGAGCTGCAATCAAG GACAACTGCAGAAACATCAATTAGCTCTCGTGATAAAGTCAAATCACGGGGAAAATCAAATGATAAATCTTCAGAACCAGGGTCATGGCTTGGTGAAGGCAGAAAGGCTTTAACTCAACGGGCTGGAGAATTTCTCAGAAATATGGGAAATGATATAGACGCGATTGGAAAGGATTATGCAACCATCTTTGAGGGGTTCATTTCACAGTTGCCCGTGCAGCAGCACATTGATTTGAAGTTTCTCATGTTTAGGCTCAACTTCACTGAGTTCTATAGTCAGTTACAGCCAATTACAAGAGGGAAGCTTTTCTAG
- the LOC132633650 gene encoding putative phytosulfokines 6: MEQKNIIFLFSLMVLLISYTTSARLMPTTNFQDNKKIESNGIINPISSSQVEDLNDLMGIEECEEKDEVCFKRRMIAEAHLDYIYTQHKPKP; this comes from the exons atggagcaaaaaaatattatatttcttttttctcttaTGGTTTTACTAATTTCCTACACAACTTCAGCACGTCTTATGCCTACAACTAATTTTCAAG ATAATAAGAAGATTGAATCTAATGGTATTATCAATCCAATTTCCTCCTCACAAGTAGAAGACTTGAATGAT CTCATGGGAATAGAAGAATGTGAAGAAAAAGATGAAGTTTGTTTCAAGAGAAGAATGATTGCAGAGGCTCATTTGGATTATATTTATACTCAACACAAGCCAAAGCCTTGA
- the LOC132629906 gene encoding polyadenylation and cleavage factor homolog 4-like isoform X1, whose translation MEMEGSRRPFDRSRLEPGPKKPRLMEPSIGNSNGRSFVNQRGAANSRIRETESNDSIRGTYQQQVQQHQELVSQYKTALAELTFNSKPIITNLTIIAGENLQAAKAIAATICNNIIEVPTEQKLPSLYLLDSIVKNIGRDYIKYFATRLPEVFCKAYRQVEPSTHPGMRHLFGTWKGVFPPQQLQLIERELGFTTGVNGSSSGTSRPDPQAQRPGHSIHVNPKYLEARQRLQQSTRAKGAVSDINSTLNVNEDIERPERTTSISSGRSWIDPSTKVRAQKEKLNDHVPEKTISAAYGDSDYGSDLSRRSAFGVGRGGERLKEQGFDKPWYDSGTGKILSQRSGLDIKHGFQSISQKSATSDAHPQLIQSLPNRTSTLTDRSWKNSEEEEYMWDDVNSAAKDRWASEDSDKSDLENQVRRPQSVREVGLRADSEASADSLSAEERGQGSFGNQMSAMWSRESHALDGARHSASVLGAPVHPEGYQTSFSGLSKASNPIGRASYKLQTGSVPVGTPNFVPMNATLESRGSIVQQRETFRAASPSAQSPMHQRPPSPSLIASNTNQIMNSLGEQYQTQTTSRSDPRISQFPRRPNLDPRNQFAQESLAMPSRNTVSVNSPRQQPPSLQNSSALASSHQLRHNVQRESLESEYSGQTKNSTVPVIPGFPDPSSTSSLLAAVLKSGVIGSKSSSDTTPGSLDKGALSSQASAQPPPAQFSPSGPRIPPASVSSLSLDRNASNRPSYSQKNVEQPPLPPPTLVGTASLQPLNAPNTAANPLSSILSTLVAKGLISAAKEESPTYTPSDTPPQTQNLILRASTISTPALSAPTSSSVPSSAPMDKLSLSKPSAKTTEAVLQSMKEEAKSLIGLAFKPDVIRKSHPAVISELLDDVPYQCGICGFGFKLQEKLDRHLEWHASRNPDVKLLNNSRMWYLNSGEWAARFGGLPCGDKSKGTAGGSSETSECTEAMVPADESQCVCVLCGELFEDFYSEESDEWMFKDAVYMSIPSESGSQGPIVHKNCISESSCQELGLA comes from the exons ATGGAAATGGAGGGTTCAAGAAGGCCTTTTGATAGATCAAGATTGGAACCAGGACCTAAAAAACCAAGATTAATGGAACCCTCAATTGGAAACTCGAATGGGCGAAGCTTTGTTAATCAACGAGGGGCTGCGAATTCGAGGATTCGAGAGACGGAAAGCAATGATTCGATACGTGGGACTTACCAACAACAGGTGCAGCAGCATCAGGAGCTAGTGAGTCAGTATAAGACAGCGTTAGCTGAATTGACGTTTAATTCGAAGCCGATAATAACGAATTTGACTATTATTGCTGGTGAGAATTTGCAAGCTGCTAAGGCGATTGCTGCTACTATATGCAACAACATTATTGAG GTTCCTACTGAGCAAAAGCTTCCGTCTCTATATCTTTTGGACAGTATTGTGAAGAACATCGGGCGGGATTATATTAAGTATTTTGCCACCAGGCTACCTGAG GTTTTCTGCAAAGCTTATAGACAGGTTGAACCTTCTACTCATCCTGGGATGCGGCATCTTTTTGGAACTTGGAAAGGAGTATTCCCCCCTCAACAACTCCAATTAATTGAGAGGGAGCTCGGGTTTACAACTGGTGTCAATGGCTCTTCATCAGGGACATCTAGGCCTGATCCACAGGCTCAAAGACCTGGACATAGCATTCATGTAAATCCCAAATATCTGGAGGCACGGCAACGCCTACAGCAATCAACCAGG GCAAAAGGAGCAGTTAGTGACATCAACAGCACTCTTAATGTAAATGAGGACATAGAGAGACCAGAGAGAACGACCAGTATTAGTTCTGGAAGATCATGGATTGATCCCTCCACTAAGGTA CGTGCTCAGAAAGAAAAGTTGAATGATCATGTTCCTGAGAAAACTATCAGTGCAGCATATGGAGATTCGGATTACGGTTCTGATCTCTCGAGACGTTCTGCCTTTGGAGTAGGAAGAGGAGGTGAAAGACTTAAAGAACAGGGGTTTGATAAACCTTGGTATGATTCTGGGACTGGTAAAATATTGAGCCAAAGAAGCGGCTTGGACATTAAACATGGTTTCCAAAGTATATCCCAGAAATCTGCAACCTCTGATGCACATCCACAACTGATACAGTCCTTACCAAATAGAACCAGTACTTTAACGGATAGGAGCTGGAAGAATTCTGAGGAAGAGGAGTACATGTGGGATGATGTAAATAGTGCAGCCAAAGACCGGTGGGCATCTGAGGATTCAGACAAATCT GACTTAGAAAATCAAGTAAGGAGACCACAAAGCGTAAGAGAGGTCGGGTTAAGGGCTGATAGTGAAGCCTCAGCTGATTCTCTTTCTGCCGAAGAGAGAGGCCAAGGTTCTTTTGGGAATCAAATGTCAGCAATGTGGTCTAGGGAATCACATGCTTTAGATGGAGCTAGGCATTCAGCTTCCGTTCTAGGTGCTCCAGTTCATCCAGAAGGCTATCAGACTTCTTTCAGTGGGTTGTCAAAAGCTTCAAATCCAATAGGTAGGGCATCTTACAAGTTACAGACAGGTTCTGTCCCTGTTGGAACGCCAAATTTTGTGCCGATGAATGCAACTCTGGAATCCAGGGGATCCATAGTGCAACAGAGAGAGACTTTCAGAGCTGCCTCTCCCTCTGCTCAGTCACCAATGCATCAGCGTCCTCCCTCCCCATCACTCATTGCAAGCAACACCAATCAAATAATGAACAGTCTCGGTGAGCAGTACCAGACGCAGACCACTTCTCGTTCTGATCCAAGAATATCCCAATTCCCAAGGAGGCCAAATCTAGATCCCCGTAACCAGTTTGCCCAGGAATCTCTGGCAATGCCATCTCGGAATACTGTTTCAGTTAATTCACCAAGACAACAGCCTCCAAGTTTGCAGAATTCGTCTGCCTTGGCCTCTTCTCATCAGTTGAGACATAATGTTCAGCGGGAAAGCCTGGAATCTGAATATTCTGGTCAAACCAAGAATTCAACAGTTCCTGTGATTCCAGGTTTTCCTGATCCCTCTAGCACTAGCAGTTTGTTGGCTGCTGTTTTGAAGAGTGGAGTTATTGGTAGTAAATCAAGTTCAGATACTACACCGGGTTCTCTTGATAAGGGTGCTCTGTCATCCCAAGCCAGTGCACAGCCTCCTCCTGCCCAATTTTCCCCATCTGGGCCCAGGATCCCTCCAGCCTCGGTCTCTAGTTTATCGTTGGACAGAAATGCTTCAAACCGTCCTAGTTATTCCCAGAAAAATGTAGAACAGCCACCATTGCCACCTCCAACTCTTGTAGGGACTGCATCATTGCAGCCTCTGAATGCACCAAATACTGCTGCTAATCCTTTATCAAGTATTTTGAGTACATTGGTGGCGAAGGGGTTAATATCTGCAGCAAAGGAGGAGTCCCCTACTTATACTCCTTCAGATACACCTCCTCAAACACAGAACCTTATTCTACGTGCGAGCACCATTTCAACTCCTGCTTTATCTGCTCCAACATCCTCATCCGTTCCTTCATCAGCTCCCATGGATAAGCTCTCTCTCTCAAAACCTTCTGCTAAAACTACTGAGGCCGTACTTCAGTCCATGAAAGAAGAGGCAAAAAGTCTAATTGGACTTGCATTTAAGCCAGATGTGATTCGGAAGTCCCATCCTGCTGTGATCAGTGAACTTCTTGATGACGTTCCATATCAGTGTGGCATATGCGGTTTTGGATTTAAACTCCAAGAGAAACTTGATAGACACTTGGAGTGGCATGCATCCAGAAATCCAGATGTCAAACTGTTGAATAATTCAAGAATGTGGTATTTGAATTCTGGGGAATGGGCTGCTAGATTTGGTGGCCTCccttgtggtgataaatccaaaGGGACAGCTGGAGGTTCTAGTGAAACATCAGAATGTACTGAGGCCATGGTTCCTGCAGATGAAAGtcagtgtgtgtgtgttttgtgtGGTGAGCTTTTTGAAGACTTTTACAGTGAAGAAAGTGACGAATGGATGTTCAAAGATGCCGTTTACATGAGTATTCCAAGTGAAAGTGGTAGTCAGGGTCCGATAGTCCACAAGAATTGTATTTCAGAAAGTTCTTGTCAAGAGTTGGGGCTTGCCTAG
- the LOC132629906 gene encoding polyadenylation and cleavage factor homolog 4-like isoform X2, with the protein MEMEGSRRPFDRSRLEPGPKKPRLMEPSIGNSNGRSFVNQRGAANSRIRETESNDSIRGTYQQQVQQHQELVSQYKTALAELTFNSKPIITNLTIIAGENLQAAKAIAATICNNIIEVPTEQKLPSLYLLDSIVKNIGRDYIKYFATRLPEVFCKAYRQVEPSTHPGMRHLFGTWKGVFPPQQLQLIERELGFTTGVNGSSSGTSRPDPQAQRPGHSIHVNPKYLEARQRLQQSTRAKGAVSDINSTLNVNEDIERPERTTSISSGRSWIDPSTKRAQKEKLNDHVPEKTISAAYGDSDYGSDLSRRSAFGVGRGGERLKEQGFDKPWYDSGTGKILSQRSGLDIKHGFQSISQKSATSDAHPQLIQSLPNRTSTLTDRSWKNSEEEEYMWDDVNSAAKDRWASEDSDKSDLENQVRRPQSVREVGLRADSEASADSLSAEERGQGSFGNQMSAMWSRESHALDGARHSASVLGAPVHPEGYQTSFSGLSKASNPIGRASYKLQTGSVPVGTPNFVPMNATLESRGSIVQQRETFRAASPSAQSPMHQRPPSPSLIASNTNQIMNSLGEQYQTQTTSRSDPRISQFPRRPNLDPRNQFAQESLAMPSRNTVSVNSPRQQPPSLQNSSALASSHQLRHNVQRESLESEYSGQTKNSTVPVIPGFPDPSSTSSLLAAVLKSGVIGSKSSSDTTPGSLDKGALSSQASAQPPPAQFSPSGPRIPPASVSSLSLDRNASNRPSYSQKNVEQPPLPPPTLVGTASLQPLNAPNTAANPLSSILSTLVAKGLISAAKEESPTYTPSDTPPQTQNLILRASTISTPALSAPTSSSVPSSAPMDKLSLSKPSAKTTEAVLQSMKEEAKSLIGLAFKPDVIRKSHPAVISELLDDVPYQCGICGFGFKLQEKLDRHLEWHASRNPDVKLLNNSRMWYLNSGEWAARFGGLPCGDKSKGTAGGSSETSECTEAMVPADESQCVCVLCGELFEDFYSEESDEWMFKDAVYMSIPSESGSQGPIVHKNCISESSCQELGLA; encoded by the exons ATGGAAATGGAGGGTTCAAGAAGGCCTTTTGATAGATCAAGATTGGAACCAGGACCTAAAAAACCAAGATTAATGGAACCCTCAATTGGAAACTCGAATGGGCGAAGCTTTGTTAATCAACGAGGGGCTGCGAATTCGAGGATTCGAGAGACGGAAAGCAATGATTCGATACGTGGGACTTACCAACAACAGGTGCAGCAGCATCAGGAGCTAGTGAGTCAGTATAAGACAGCGTTAGCTGAATTGACGTTTAATTCGAAGCCGATAATAACGAATTTGACTATTATTGCTGGTGAGAATTTGCAAGCTGCTAAGGCGATTGCTGCTACTATATGCAACAACATTATTGAG GTTCCTACTGAGCAAAAGCTTCCGTCTCTATATCTTTTGGACAGTATTGTGAAGAACATCGGGCGGGATTATATTAAGTATTTTGCCACCAGGCTACCTGAG GTTTTCTGCAAAGCTTATAGACAGGTTGAACCTTCTACTCATCCTGGGATGCGGCATCTTTTTGGAACTTGGAAAGGAGTATTCCCCCCTCAACAACTCCAATTAATTGAGAGGGAGCTCGGGTTTACAACTGGTGTCAATGGCTCTTCATCAGGGACATCTAGGCCTGATCCACAGGCTCAAAGACCTGGACATAGCATTCATGTAAATCCCAAATATCTGGAGGCACGGCAACGCCTACAGCAATCAACCAGG GCAAAAGGAGCAGTTAGTGACATCAACAGCACTCTTAATGTAAATGAGGACATAGAGAGACCAGAGAGAACGACCAGTATTAGTTCTGGAAGATCATGGATTGATCCCTCCACTAAG CGTGCTCAGAAAGAAAAGTTGAATGATCATGTTCCTGAGAAAACTATCAGTGCAGCATATGGAGATTCGGATTACGGTTCTGATCTCTCGAGACGTTCTGCCTTTGGAGTAGGAAGAGGAGGTGAAAGACTTAAAGAACAGGGGTTTGATAAACCTTGGTATGATTCTGGGACTGGTAAAATATTGAGCCAAAGAAGCGGCTTGGACATTAAACATGGTTTCCAAAGTATATCCCAGAAATCTGCAACCTCTGATGCACATCCACAACTGATACAGTCCTTACCAAATAGAACCAGTACTTTAACGGATAGGAGCTGGAAGAATTCTGAGGAAGAGGAGTACATGTGGGATGATGTAAATAGTGCAGCCAAAGACCGGTGGGCATCTGAGGATTCAGACAAATCT GACTTAGAAAATCAAGTAAGGAGACCACAAAGCGTAAGAGAGGTCGGGTTAAGGGCTGATAGTGAAGCCTCAGCTGATTCTCTTTCTGCCGAAGAGAGAGGCCAAGGTTCTTTTGGGAATCAAATGTCAGCAATGTGGTCTAGGGAATCACATGCTTTAGATGGAGCTAGGCATTCAGCTTCCGTTCTAGGTGCTCCAGTTCATCCAGAAGGCTATCAGACTTCTTTCAGTGGGTTGTCAAAAGCTTCAAATCCAATAGGTAGGGCATCTTACAAGTTACAGACAGGTTCTGTCCCTGTTGGAACGCCAAATTTTGTGCCGATGAATGCAACTCTGGAATCCAGGGGATCCATAGTGCAACAGAGAGAGACTTTCAGAGCTGCCTCTCCCTCTGCTCAGTCACCAATGCATCAGCGTCCTCCCTCCCCATCACTCATTGCAAGCAACACCAATCAAATAATGAACAGTCTCGGTGAGCAGTACCAGACGCAGACCACTTCTCGTTCTGATCCAAGAATATCCCAATTCCCAAGGAGGCCAAATCTAGATCCCCGTAACCAGTTTGCCCAGGAATCTCTGGCAATGCCATCTCGGAATACTGTTTCAGTTAATTCACCAAGACAACAGCCTCCAAGTTTGCAGAATTCGTCTGCCTTGGCCTCTTCTCATCAGTTGAGACATAATGTTCAGCGGGAAAGCCTGGAATCTGAATATTCTGGTCAAACCAAGAATTCAACAGTTCCTGTGATTCCAGGTTTTCCTGATCCCTCTAGCACTAGCAGTTTGTTGGCTGCTGTTTTGAAGAGTGGAGTTATTGGTAGTAAATCAAGTTCAGATACTACACCGGGTTCTCTTGATAAGGGTGCTCTGTCATCCCAAGCCAGTGCACAGCCTCCTCCTGCCCAATTTTCCCCATCTGGGCCCAGGATCCCTCCAGCCTCGGTCTCTAGTTTATCGTTGGACAGAAATGCTTCAAACCGTCCTAGTTATTCCCAGAAAAATGTAGAACAGCCACCATTGCCACCTCCAACTCTTGTAGGGACTGCATCATTGCAGCCTCTGAATGCACCAAATACTGCTGCTAATCCTTTATCAAGTATTTTGAGTACATTGGTGGCGAAGGGGTTAATATCTGCAGCAAAGGAGGAGTCCCCTACTTATACTCCTTCAGATACACCTCCTCAAACACAGAACCTTATTCTACGTGCGAGCACCATTTCAACTCCTGCTTTATCTGCTCCAACATCCTCATCCGTTCCTTCATCAGCTCCCATGGATAAGCTCTCTCTCTCAAAACCTTCTGCTAAAACTACTGAGGCCGTACTTCAGTCCATGAAAGAAGAGGCAAAAAGTCTAATTGGACTTGCATTTAAGCCAGATGTGATTCGGAAGTCCCATCCTGCTGTGATCAGTGAACTTCTTGATGACGTTCCATATCAGTGTGGCATATGCGGTTTTGGATTTAAACTCCAAGAGAAACTTGATAGACACTTGGAGTGGCATGCATCCAGAAATCCAGATGTCAAACTGTTGAATAATTCAAGAATGTGGTATTTGAATTCTGGGGAATGGGCTGCTAGATTTGGTGGCCTCccttgtggtgataaatccaaaGGGACAGCTGGAGGTTCTAGTGAAACATCAGAATGTACTGAGGCCATGGTTCCTGCAGATGAAAGtcagtgtgtgtgtgttttgtgtGGTGAGCTTTTTGAAGACTTTTACAGTGAAGAAAGTGACGAATGGATGTTCAAAGATGCCGTTTACATGAGTATTCCAAGTGAAAGTGGTAGTCAGGGTCCGATAGTCCACAAGAATTGTATTTCAGAAAGTTCTTGTCAAGAGTTGGGGCTTGCCTAG